Proteins from one Mycobacterium sp. HUMS_12744610 genomic window:
- a CDS encoding chloride channel protein, with translation MTPTFVRRNLDFFCAVIAVGLLAGVAGLTTSAVLRFVEHLTYHYTFGTLLAGITGSSPVRRALGPMIGAVVAAVGWWLLRRRTKVPELAQTVARGERVPRLTWSVDALLQVVLVGSGASLGREGAPRQFAAALGDVALGWLRRLPASDRQILLACAAGAGLGAVYAVPLAGALFSVRIVLKTWRLRALGTALITSSLAVAVGSLITKDRPVLNWPNLGLAPVLTGHALLLAPVALAVGLAFDRLMAAARPARQLRTWVLVPALAAAGLVMGVLSHWWPELPGNGRSILTVSLASGMTLSGAALLLVLKPLLTALFLRAGGAGGMLTPSLATGAAAGSLMALVIDWALGTHLHLPTVSLAGAAGVLAVTQGSPLWAAVFVWELAEPPLWLFQIFLVTAVGAHLLKVVASVRDTPPPTPYPRTR, from the coding sequence GTGACCCCTACCTTCGTACGCCGCAACCTGGACTTCTTCTGCGCGGTGATCGCCGTCGGCCTGCTGGCCGGGGTCGCCGGATTGACGACGTCGGCGGTGCTGCGCTTCGTCGAGCACCTGACCTACCACTACACCTTCGGGACGCTGCTGGCCGGGATCACCGGCAGCAGCCCGGTGCGCCGTGCGCTGGGGCCCATGATCGGCGCTGTGGTGGCGGCGGTCGGCTGGTGGCTCCTGCGGCGAAGGACGAAGGTGCCAGAGCTCGCGCAGACCGTAGCCCGCGGGGAGCGGGTACCGCGCCTGACGTGGAGCGTCGACGCCCTGCTGCAAGTCGTGCTGGTCGGTTCCGGTGCCTCCCTCGGCCGGGAGGGGGCTCCGCGCCAGTTCGCGGCCGCCCTCGGCGACGTGGCCCTCGGTTGGCTCAGGAGGCTACCCGCAAGCGACCGGCAGATCCTGCTGGCGTGCGCGGCCGGGGCCGGGCTCGGCGCGGTCTACGCCGTTCCGCTGGCCGGCGCGCTGTTCTCGGTGCGCATCGTCCTGAAGACCTGGCGGTTGCGGGCGCTGGGGACGGCTTTGATCACCTCCAGCCTCGCCGTCGCGGTCGGTTCGCTCATCACCAAGGACCGCCCCGTGCTGAACTGGCCCAACCTGGGGCTGGCACCGGTGCTGACCGGGCATGCGCTGCTGCTGGCCCCAGTGGCGCTTGCGGTGGGACTGGCGTTCGACCGGCTGATGGCGGCCGCCCGCCCGGCGCGCCAGCTGCGGACGTGGGTGCTGGTTCCTGCGCTCGCGGCCGCCGGGCTGGTGATGGGCGTCTTGTCGCACTGGTGGCCCGAGCTGCCCGGCAACGGGCGCAGCATCCTGACCGTCAGCCTGGCCAGCGGTATGACGCTGTCGGGGGCCGCGTTGCTCCTCGTCCTCAAACCGCTGCTGACCGCGCTGTTCCTGCGCGCCGGCGGTGCCGGCGGCATGCTGACGCCGTCGCTGGCCACCGGTGCGGCGGCCGGGTCGCTGATGGCGCTTGTCATCGACTGGGCACTCGGGACCCATCTGCATTTGCCGACGGTCTCGCTGGCCGGCGCCGCGGGGGTGCTCGCCGTCACCCAGGGGTCGCCGCTGTGGGCTGCGGTCTTCGTCTGGGAACTCGCCGAGCCCCCGCTGTGGCTGTTTCAGATCTTCCTGGTCACCGCGGTCGGCGCGCACCTGCTCAAAGTTGTCGCGTCGGTTCGCGATACGCCCCCGCCGACGCCATACCCGCGCACCCGCTGA
- a CDS encoding TetR/AcrR family transcriptional regulator yields MAGGTKRLPRAVREQQMLDAAVQMFSVNGYHETSMDVIAAEARISKPMLYLYYGSKEDLFGACLNRELSRFIDAVRADIDFTQSPRDLMRNTIGSFLRYIDTNRASWIVMYTQASSSQAFAHMVRDGREQIIEMVAGLVRAGSRTPRSETEHQMMAVALVGAGEAMATRLSTGDIDVDEAAELMIDLFWHGLRGAPEDREPATALHDVGGPGTLSE; encoded by the coding sequence ATGGCAGGTGGTACCAAGCGGCTGCCGCGTGCCGTGCGCGAGCAGCAGATGCTCGATGCCGCGGTGCAGATGTTCTCGGTCAACGGCTACCACGAGACCTCGATGGACGTCATCGCGGCCGAGGCGCGGATCTCCAAGCCGATGCTCTACCTGTACTACGGCTCCAAGGAAGACCTGTTCGGGGCGTGCCTGAACCGCGAGTTGAGCAGGTTCATCGACGCGGTGCGCGCCGACATCGACTTCACGCAGAGCCCCAGGGACCTGATGCGCAACACCATCGGGTCGTTCCTGCGCTACATCGACACCAACCGGGCGTCGTGGATCGTGATGTACACGCAGGCCAGCAGCTCGCAGGCGTTCGCCCACATGGTGCGCGACGGGCGCGAGCAGATCATCGAGATGGTGGCGGGCCTGGTGCGCGCCGGCAGCCGCACCCCGCGGTCGGAGACCGAACACCAGATGATGGCCGTGGCGCTGGTGGGCGCCGGTGAGGCGATGGCCACCCGGCTCTCCACCGGCGACATCGACGTCGACGAGGCGGCCGAGCTGATGATCGACCTGTTCTGGCACGGTCTGCGTGGCGCCCCGGAGGATCGCGAGCCTGCGACGGCGCTGCACGACGTCGGCGGTCCGGGCACCTTGTCGGAGTGA
- a CDS encoding glycoside hydrolase family 3 N-terminal domain-containing protein, translating into MPFPRTLAALAAASVMAGALVAGCGQHAARPPAASSGAAAKPAPAPACGDPTAQLSTRDKLAQLLMVGVKNADDAREVVDGYHVGGIFIGSWTDLSIFRGPLADIAAHAGPLPLAVSVDEEGGRVSRLRSLIGSSPSPRVLARTQTVAQVHDLAAERGKKMRELGITVDFAPVVDVTDAPDDSVIGDRSFGSDPKTVTDYAGAYAQGLRDAGLLPVLKHFPGHGHGSGDSHSGGVVTPPLSELQTADLVPYRTLVKAAPVAVMMGHLQVPGLTDGVPASLSRPAVQLLRDGTGYGGPAFNGPVFSDDLSSMAAISDRYGVAEAVLRSLQAGTDVALWVTTAEVPAVLDRLDKAVAAGELAMPAVNESVVRVAAMKGRSRACGR; encoded by the coding sequence ATGCCTTTTCCGCGCACCCTGGCCGCGCTGGCCGCAGCATCGGTAATGGCGGGCGCGCTGGTGGCGGGCTGCGGCCAGCACGCCGCACGGCCCCCCGCCGCCTCCTCGGGCGCGGCGGCCAAGCCCGCTCCCGCGCCGGCCTGCGGCGACCCCACGGCCCAGCTGTCGACCCGCGACAAGCTGGCGCAGCTGTTGATGGTGGGGGTGAAGAACGCCGACGACGCCCGGGAAGTCGTCGACGGATACCACGTCGGCGGCATCTTCATCGGCAGCTGGACGGACCTGTCGATCTTCCGGGGGCCCCTGGCCGACATCGCCGCGCACGCGGGTCCGCTGCCGCTGGCGGTCAGCGTCGACGAGGAGGGCGGCCGGGTGTCCCGCTTGAGGTCGCTGATCGGGTCGTCCCCCTCACCCCGGGTGCTGGCCCGGACGCAGACCGTCGCGCAGGTACACGACCTGGCTGCCGAGCGTGGCAAGAAGATGCGCGAACTCGGCATCACCGTCGACTTCGCCCCGGTGGTCGACGTCACCGACGCCCCCGACGATTCCGTGATCGGCGACCGCTCGTTCGGCAGCGACCCGAAGACGGTCACCGACTACGCCGGCGCGTACGCGCAGGGCCTGCGCGACGCCGGGTTGCTGCCGGTGCTCAAGCATTTCCCCGGGCACGGGCACGGCTCCGGCGACTCGCATTCGGGTGGGGTGGTGACGCCGCCGCTGAGCGAGCTGCAAACCGCCGACCTGGTGCCCTACCGGACGTTGGTGAAGGCGGCCCCGGTCGCGGTGATGATGGGACACCTGCAGGTTCCCGGGCTGACCGACGGCGTCCCGGCCAGCCTCAGCAGGCCTGCGGTGCAGTTGCTGCGCGACGGCACCGGCTATGGCGGCCCGGCGTTCAACGGCCCGGTGTTCAGCGACGACCTGTCGAGCATGGCCGCGATCTCCGATCGCTACGGCGTCGCCGAGGCGGTACTGCGCAGCCTGCAGGCGGGCACCGACGTCGCGCTGTGGGTCACCACGGCGGAGGTTCCCGCGGTGCTCGACCGGCTCGACAAGGCGGTCGCCGCCGGCGAACTGGCGATGCCGGCAGTCAACGAGTCGGTGGTGCGCGTGGCGGCGATGAAGGGCCGCAGCCGGGCGTGCGGGCGCTGA
- a CDS encoding DUF2613 domain-containing protein, which translates to MTRLLLAAAASMVAGLSIGAVTTVGVTLAVADHDMAPAQAPPAPARPAVVQYGDRCGHGQDCPRP; encoded by the coding sequence ATGACCAGGCTGCTGCTGGCCGCCGCGGCCAGCATGGTGGCGGGTCTCTCGATCGGCGCCGTCACGACCGTCGGCGTCACGCTCGCCGTGGCGGACCACGACATGGCGCCCGCGCAGGCGCCGCCCGCCCCGGCCCGCCCCGCCGTCGTGCAGTACGGCGACCGGTGTGGTCACGGGCAGGATTGCCCGCGGCCGTGA
- a CDS encoding DUF2613 domain-containing protein gives MNRIVAPAAASVVVGLLLGAAATFGVTLMVQQDTKPPLPGGDPQSSVLNRVEYGNRS, from the coding sequence ATGAACAGGATCGTCGCGCCCGCCGCCGCCAGCGTGGTGGTGGGTCTGTTGCTGGGTGCGGCAGCGACTTTCGGGGTGACGTTGATGGTGCAGCAGGACACGAAGCCGCCACTTCCCGGGGGCGATCCGCAGTCGTCAGTGCTCAACCGGGTCGAGTACGGCAACCGTAGCTGA
- a CDS encoding alpha-(1->3)-arabinofuranosyltransferase domain-containing protein, producing the protein MSRLWLLLAAAFALALTFAQSPGRISPDTKLDLTANPLRFLGRATSLWNSDLPFGQAQNQAYGYLFPHGTFFLAGHLLGIPGWATQRLWWALLLAAGFWGVLRVAEALGVGSPASRVIAAAAFALSPRVLTTLGSISSETLPMMLAPWVLLPTILALRGRSGRSVRALAGQAGLAVALMGAVNAIATLAGCLPAVIWWACHRPNRLWWRYTGWWALSVTLAVLWWVVALAQLHAISPPFLDFIESSGVTTQWSSLTEILRGTDSWTPFVAPSATAGAPLVTGSAAILGTCLVAAAGLAGLAGFDNGGGMPARGRLVTMLLVGVLLMAAGYSGGLGSPLAHQVQAFLDAGGAPLRNVHKLESVVRIPVALGIAQLLGRVPLPGFSPARVWLRAFAHPERDRRVAVAIVVFTALLVSTSLAWTGRLTPPGAFTAIPRYWQDAAAWLDEHNTGTPRPGRVLVVPGAPFATQVWGTSHDEPLQVLGDSPWGVRDSIPLTPPQTIRALDSVQRLFAAGRPSAGLADTLARQGISYLVLRNDLDPDTSRSARPILVHRAVEGSPRLAKVAQFGAPVGPGSVAGFVADSGLRPRYPAVEIYRVEVAGDPGAPYFADTDGLGRVDGGPEVLLRLDERRRLRGQPALGPVLMTADARRAGLPTPLVTVTDTPVARETDYGRVDQHSSAVRAAGDTRHTFNRVPDYPAPGAEVVYGAWTGGRVTVSSSSSDATAMPDVAPATSPAAAVDGDPATAWVSNGLQAAVGQWFQVDFDHPLTNAVITVTPSPTAVGAQVRRILVETATGSTTLRFDKAGEPLTAALPYGETPWVRITAAGTDNGSSGVQFGITELSITQYDASGFAHPVDLRHTALVPAPPPGAAVAGWDLGPELLGRPGCAPAPDSVRCAASMALVAEEPVTVSRTLAVPKPTSVTPTVWVRPRQGPKLADLIAEPNTTRAQGDADTVDVLGSAYAATDGDPATAWTAPQRLVQHKVPPTLTLTLPRPTEVTGLRVVPSGAALPARPTLVAVNLGDGPQVREVKADGAQTVSLHPRVTGTVTVSLLHWQDVIDRNALGFDQLKPPGLAEITVLGADGRPIAPADAARNRSREVAVDCDHGPVIAVAGRFVHTSIRTTAGALLAGDPVPALPCERDPIALPAGRQELLISPGAAFVVDGAQLAAAGTTELPVGSGAATPAATGAWSSDHREVRAPASPRPRVLVVPESVNPGWVARTAAGVRLTPVAVNGWQQGWVVPAGDPGTITLTFASNAQYRAGLVLGLALLPLLALLAWWRRRRCDGDPPPAPWAPGVWAAVAVLAAAAVIAGAAGVVVAGAAFALRYALRHRNADAVMVALSAGGLILAGAVLSRHPWRSVDFYAGHSATVQLPALISLAAVAASAVVLPGRARRARDERTE; encoded by the coding sequence CTGTCCCGGCTGTGGCTGCTCTTGGCCGCCGCATTCGCGCTGGCGTTGACGTTCGCCCAGTCCCCCGGCCGGATCTCCCCCGACACCAAACTCGACCTGACCGCCAACCCCCTGCGGTTTCTGGGCCGCGCGACCAGCCTGTGGAACAGCGACCTACCGTTCGGCCAGGCGCAGAACCAGGCCTACGGCTACCTGTTCCCGCACGGCACCTTCTTCCTGGCCGGCCACCTGCTGGGGATACCCGGCTGGGCGACTCAGCGCCTGTGGTGGGCGCTGCTGCTCGCCGCGGGTTTCTGGGGGGTTCTGCGGGTCGCCGAGGCGCTGGGCGTCGGCAGCCCGGCATCCCGGGTGATCGCCGCGGCCGCGTTCGCGCTGTCGCCGCGGGTACTGACCACGCTCGGGTCGATCTCGTCGGAAACGCTGCCGATGATGCTGGCGCCCTGGGTGCTGCTGCCGACGATCCTGGCACTGCGGGGTCGCTCCGGCAGGTCCGTGCGGGCGCTGGCCGGGCAGGCCGGGCTGGCGGTCGCGTTGATGGGTGCGGTCAACGCCATCGCGACGCTGGCCGGCTGCCTGCCCGCGGTGATCTGGTGGGCCTGCCACCGGCCGAACCGGCTGTGGTGGCGCTACACCGGGTGGTGGGCGCTCTCGGTGACGCTGGCGGTGCTGTGGTGGGTGGTGGCGCTGGCCCAGCTGCACGCCATCAGTCCCCCCTTCCTGGACTTCATCGAATCCTCGGGCGTGACCACCCAGTGGTCGTCGCTGACCGAGATCCTGCGCGGCACCGACAGCTGGACCCCGTTCGTCGCGCCGAGCGCCACCGCGGGCGCGCCGCTGGTGACCGGGTCGGCGGCCATCCTGGGCACCTGCCTGGTCGCGGCGGCCGGGCTGGCCGGGCTGGCCGGTTTCGACAACGGCGGGGGCATGCCCGCGCGGGGCCGGCTGGTGACGATGCTGCTGGTCGGTGTGCTGCTGATGGCCGCGGGCTACAGCGGGGGGCTGGGATCGCCCCTGGCGCATCAGGTGCAGGCGTTCCTGGACGCCGGCGGCGCGCCGCTGCGCAACGTGCACAAGCTGGAATCGGTCGTGCGGATCCCGGTGGCGCTGGGCATCGCCCAGTTGCTGGGCCGGGTGCCCCTTCCCGGTTTCAGCCCGGCGCGGGTGTGGCTGCGGGCGTTCGCCCACCCGGAACGCGACAGGCGGGTCGCGGTCGCGATCGTGGTGTTCACGGCGCTGCTGGTCAGCACGTCGCTGGCCTGGACCGGCCGGCTGACCCCGCCCGGCGCGTTCACCGCGATACCGCGCTACTGGCAGGACGCCGCCGCGTGGCTCGACGAGCACAACACCGGGACGCCGCGGCCCGGGCGCGTGCTCGTGGTGCCCGGGGCGCCGTTTGCCACCCAGGTGTGGGGCACCAGCCACGACGAGCCGTTGCAGGTGCTCGGCGACAGCCCGTGGGGGGTGCGCGACTCCATCCCGCTGACGCCGCCGCAAACCATCCGGGCGCTGGATTCGGTGCAACGCCTGTTCGCCGCCGGGCGTCCGTCGGCCGGACTCGCCGACACCCTTGCGCGCCAGGGCATTTCGTATCTGGTGCTGCGCAACGACCTGGATCCCGACACCTCGCGCTCGGCGCGCCCCATCCTGGTGCACCGCGCCGTCGAGGGGTCGCCGCGCCTGGCGAAGGTGGCGCAGTTCGGCGCGCCGGTGGGCCCCGGCTCCGTGGCGGGCTTCGTCGCCGACAGCGGACTGCGGCCGCGCTATCCCGCGGTCGAGATCTACCGGGTGGAGGTGGCCGGCGACCCCGGCGCGCCCTACTTCGCCGACACCGACGGGCTGGGCCGCGTCGACGGCGGGCCCGAGGTGCTGCTGCGCCTCGACGAGCGCCGGCGGCTGCGGGGACAGCCCGCACTGGGCCCGGTGCTGATGACCGCGGACGCCCGGCGCGCCGGCCTGCCGACACCGCTCGTGACCGTCACCGACACCCCGGTGGCCCGCGAAACCGACTACGGCCGGGTGGACCAGCACTCCTCGGCCGTAAGGGCGGCCGGCGACACCCGGCACACCTTCAACCGGGTGCCCGACTACCCGGCGCCCGGCGCCGAAGTGGTGTACGGCGCCTGGACCGGCGGCCGCGTCACCGTGTCCAGTTCCTCGTCGGACGCCACGGCGATGCCCGACGTCGCCCCGGCCACCTCCCCCGCCGCCGCGGTCGACGGCGACCCGGCGACCGCCTGGGTGTCCAACGGATTGCAGGCCGCCGTCGGGCAGTGGTTCCAGGTCGACTTCGACCATCCGCTGACCAACGCGGTCATCACCGTGACGCCCAGCCCGACCGCCGTCGGCGCCCAGGTGCGCCGCATCCTGGTCGAAACCGCCACCGGCAGCACCACGTTGCGATTCGACAAGGCCGGCGAGCCGCTCACCGCCGCACTGCCCTACGGCGAGACCCCGTGGGTGCGGATCACCGCGGCCGGCACCGACAACGGGTCCTCCGGCGTGCAGTTCGGCATCACCGAGCTGTCGATCACCCAGTACGACGCGTCGGGCTTCGCCCATCCCGTCGACCTGCGCCACACCGCTCTGGTTCCGGCGCCGCCGCCGGGCGCGGCCGTCGCGGGCTGGGACCTGGGCCCGGAACTGCTCGGCCGGCCGGGATGCGCCCCGGCGCCGGACAGCGTGCGCTGCGCGGCGTCGATGGCGCTGGTGGCCGAGGAGCCGGTCACCGTCAGCCGCACCCTGGCCGTGCCGAAGCCGACGTCGGTGACCCCGACGGTGTGGGTGCGGCCCCGGCAGGGACCCAAGCTGGCCGATCTGATCGCCGAGCCGAATACCACTCGGGCACAGGGCGATGCCGACACGGTGGACGTCCTGGGCTCCGCGTACGCGGCCACCGACGGCGACCCGGCCACCGCGTGGACGGCGCCGCAGCGGCTGGTGCAGCACAAAGTCCCGCCGACGCTGACCCTCACCCTGCCGCGGCCCACCGAGGTGACCGGGCTGCGCGTGGTGCCCAGCGGCGCGGCGCTACCGGCGCGCCCGACGCTGGTGGCCGTCAACCTGGGCGACGGCCCCCAGGTCCGAGAGGTGAAAGCCGACGGGGCCCAGACGGTTTCGCTGCACCCACGCGTCACCGGCACCGTCACCGTCAGCCTGCTGCACTGGCAGGACGTCATCGACCGCAACGCGCTGGGATTCGACCAGCTCAAACCCCCGGGGCTGGCCGAGATCACGGTCCTCGGCGCCGACGGCAGGCCGATCGCGCCCGCCGACGCCGCCCGCAACCGGTCGCGGGAGGTCGCCGTCGACTGCGACCACGGCCCCGTCATCGCGGTCGCCGGCCGATTCGTGCACACCTCGATCCGGACCACCGCGGGCGCACTGCTGGCCGGTGACCCCGTACCCGCGCTGCCCTGCGAACGCGACCCGATCGCGCTGCCGGCCGGCCGGCAGGAGCTGCTGATCAGCCCGGGCGCCGCGTTCGTGGTGGACGGGGCCCAGCTGGCGGCTGCCGGGACGACCGAGCTGCCCGTCGGTTCCGGCGCCGCCACGCCCGCGGCGACCGGAGCGTGGAGCTCCGATCACCGCGAGGTGCGCGCGCCGGCGTCGCCGCGGCCCCGGGTGCTGGTCGTTCCCGAGAGCGTCAACCCCGGCTGGGTGGCGCGCACCGCCGCCGGGGTCCGGCTGACGCCGGTGGCCGTCAACGGATGGCAGCAGGGCTGGGTGGTGCCCGCGGGCGATCCCGGCACCATCACGCTGACGTTCGCCTCGAACGCGCAGTATCGGGCCGGCCTCGTGCTGGGGCTGGCGCTGCTGCCGTTGCTGGCCCTGCTCGCCTGGTGGCGACGCCGTCGCTGCGACGGCGACCCGCCGCCGGCACCGTGGGCGCCCGGTGTGTGGGCGGCGGTCGCGGTGCTGGCGGCCGCCGCGGTGATAGCCGGCGCCGCGGGGGTGGTCGTGGCCGGTGCCGCGTTCGCGCTGCGGTATGCGCTGCGGCACCGCAACGCCGACGCGGTCATGGTTGCTCTGAGCGCGGGCGGGCTGATCCTGGCCGGGGCGGTGCTGTCCCGGCATCCGTGGCGGTCCGTCGACTTCTACGCCGGGCATTCGGCGACTGTGCAACTGCCGGCGCTGATCTCGCTCGCCGCGGTCGCGGCTTCCGCGGTCGTGCTGCCCGGGCGGGCGCGCCGGGCCCGCGACGAGCGCACCGAATAG
- a CDS encoding lipase maturation factor family protein, with the protein MGWLSAPEYWLGRLVLVRGTAAVYLLAFLGAALQFRALIGEHGILPVPRYLASRSFWTAPSVFHLAYSDRVFAGVSWFGAALASALVAGAADLAPLWAAMLLWLTLWVLYLSIVNVGQAWYSFGWESLLLEAGFLVIFLGNDRVAPPVLTLWMARLLLFRVEFGAGLIKMRGDECWRDLTCLYYHHETQPMPGPFSWFFHHLPKPLHRVEVAGNHFAQLVVPFGLFAPQPVAGLAAAVVVVTQLWLVASGNFAWLNWVTILLACSTIDDSSWGALLPLPGHPVPASPPVWFTALVLAFAVAVLFLSYWPVRNMLSARQRMNMSFNPFHLVNTYGAFGSIGRVRREVVIEGTADAKITGQTVWQEYEFKGKPGAVGRLPRQWAPYHLRLDWLMWFAAISPGYAQPWLRPLLQRLLRNDRPTLRLLRHNPFPDAPPRYVRAQLYEYRFTTPAELRRDRAWWHRTPVGGYVAPMRLQEATSPKP; encoded by the coding sequence ATGGGCTGGTTGTCCGCACCCGAATACTGGCTGGGCAGACTGGTGCTCGTGCGCGGCACCGCGGCCGTCTACCTGTTGGCGTTCCTGGGGGCCGCCCTGCAGTTTCGCGCCCTCATCGGGGAGCACGGAATACTGCCGGTGCCACGGTACCTGGCCAGCAGGTCGTTCTGGACCGCGCCCAGCGTCTTTCATCTGGCCTACTCCGATCGGGTGTTCGCCGGGGTCTCCTGGTTCGGTGCGGCGCTGGCGTCCGCCCTCGTCGCCGGCGCGGCCGACCTCGCGCCGCTGTGGGCCGCGATGCTGCTGTGGCTGACGCTGTGGGTCCTCTACCTGTCGATCGTCAACGTCGGGCAGGCCTGGTACTCGTTCGGCTGGGAGTCGCTGCTGCTGGAGGCCGGCTTTCTGGTGATCTTCCTCGGCAACGACCGCGTGGCCCCGCCGGTGCTGACGTTGTGGATGGCCCGCCTGCTGTTGTTCCGGGTCGAGTTCGGGGCCGGGCTGATCAAGATGCGGGGCGACGAGTGCTGGCGGGACCTGACGTGCCTGTACTACCACCACGAGACGCAGCCGATGCCCGGTCCGTTCAGCTGGTTCTTCCACCACCTGCCCAAGCCGCTGCACCGCGTCGAGGTGGCCGGCAACCACTTCGCCCAGCTCGTCGTGCCTTTCGGGTTGTTCGCACCGCAGCCGGTGGCCGGCCTCGCCGCGGCGGTCGTCGTCGTCACGCAGCTGTGGCTGGTGGCCTCGGGCAACTTCGCCTGGCTCAACTGGGTCACGATCCTGTTGGCGTGCAGCACGATCGACGACTCCTCCTGGGGCGCGCTGCTGCCCCTGCCCGGGCACCCGGTGCCGGCTTCGCCGCCGGTGTGGTTCACCGCCCTGGTGCTGGCGTTCGCCGTGGCCGTGTTGTTCCTGAGCTACTGGCCGGTGCGCAACATGCTGTCCGCGCGCCAGCGGATGAACATGTCCTTCAACCCGTTTCACCTGGTCAACACCTACGGCGCCTTCGGCAGCATCGGCCGGGTGCGGCGGGAGGTGGTGATCGAGGGGACCGCGGACGCCAAGATCACCGGCCAGACCGTCTGGCAGGAATACGAATTCAAGGGCAAACCGGGTGCGGTGGGCCGGCTGCCCCGCCAGTGGGCCCCGTATCACCTGCGGCTGGACTGGCTGATGTGGTTCGCGGCCATCTCCCCCGGCTATGCCCAGCCGTGGCTGCGGCCGCTGCTGCAGCGGCTGCTGCGCAACGACCGTCCGACACTGCGCCTGTTGCGGCACAACCCCTTTCCCGACGCCCCGCCCCGATATGTGCGCGCGCAGCTCTACGAGTACCGGTTCACCACACCGGCGGAGCTGCGGCGCGACCGGGCGTGGTGGCATCGCACCCCGGTGGGCGGGTACGTCGCGCCGATGAGGCTGCAGGAGGCGACCTCTCCGAAGCCCTGA
- a CDS encoding NAD-dependent formate dehydrogenase, translated as MAKCVMVLYPDPVGGYPPSYARDGIPAIAGYPDGSTVPTPSKVDFTPGELLGCVSGALGLRKFLEDSGHQLVVTSDKEGPDSEFERELSDADIVISQPFWPAYLTEERIAKAPRLKLALTAGIGSDHVDLKAAKERGITVAEVTYSNSISVAEHTVMQILALVRNFLPSHRWAAEGGWNIADCAERAYDLEGMDVGLIAAGRIGRAVLRRLAPFDVNLHYTDTRRLAPEVERELNVTFHPDVASLVKSVDVVSIHSPLYEDTRRMFDERLLATMRRGSYIVNTARGEETVPDAIAAALTSGQLAGYAGDVWYPQPPPADHPWRTMPNNAMTPHVSGTTLSAQARYAAGTREILECFFAGTPIRPEYLIVEGGKLAGTGALSYQR; from the coding sequence ATGGCCAAGTGCGTGATGGTGCTCTACCCCGATCCGGTCGGCGGGTACCCGCCCAGCTACGCCCGCGACGGCATCCCCGCGATCGCGGGCTATCCCGACGGCAGCACCGTGCCCACCCCCTCAAAGGTCGACTTCACGCCCGGGGAGCTGCTCGGCTGCGTCTCGGGCGCGCTGGGTCTGCGGAAGTTCCTTGAAGACAGCGGCCACCAGCTGGTGGTGACGTCGGACAAGGAGGGACCCGATTCCGAATTCGAGCGTGAACTGTCCGACGCGGATATCGTTATCTCCCAACCGTTTTGGCCCGCCTACCTCACCGAGGAGCGCATCGCGAAGGCTCCGCGGCTCAAGCTGGCGCTGACCGCGGGAATCGGCTCGGACCACGTGGACCTCAAGGCGGCCAAAGAGCGCGGGATCACCGTGGCCGAGGTGACGTACAGCAACAGCATCAGCGTCGCGGAGCACACGGTGATGCAGATTCTGGCGCTGGTGCGCAACTTCCTCCCGTCGCATCGCTGGGCCGCCGAAGGCGGCTGGAACATCGCCGACTGTGCCGAGCGCGCCTACGACCTGGAGGGCATGGACGTCGGGCTGATCGCCGCCGGCCGCATCGGGCGGGCGGTACTGCGCCGACTGGCGCCGTTCGACGTCAACCTGCACTACACCGACACACGCCGGCTTGCACCGGAGGTGGAGAGGGAACTGAACGTGACGTTTCACCCCGACGTGGCGTCGCTGGTGAAGTCCGTCGACGTCGTGTCCATCCACTCGCCCCTCTACGAGGACACCCGCCGGATGTTCGACGAGAGGCTGCTGGCCACGATGCGGCGCGGCTCATACATCGTCAACACCGCGCGCGGCGAGGAGACCGTGCCGGACGCCATCGCCGCCGCGCTGACGAGCGGTCAACTCGCCGGCTACGCCGGCGACGTGTGGTACCCGCAGCCGCCGCCGGCCGACCACCCATGGCGCACCATGCCGAACAACGCGATGACACCGCATGTTTCGGGCACCACGCTGTCCGCCCAGGCGCGCTACGCCGCGGGAACCCGTGAGATCTTGGAGTGCTTTTTCGCGGGGACGCCCATCCGTCCCGAGTACCTGATCGTCGAGGGTGGGAAGCTCGCGGGCACGGGAGCGCTGTCCTATCAGAGGTAG